The genomic DNA agcagcttaacacagctgaatggctgctgctgctgctggataaACACAGaccctgaagcgctgagacggactcacaatcacaatagccgcatAAATAGCCATGTCTTTtattgtaatgtgcagttttttggctgaaaaccatAACAACAGTGTGCGGATAGAACAATAAATtagctttggtgatcactgatctcccacgcaagagcgaggcatgaaatctgcgtctatagacacgcccattcATGAATacgctcagaaagtcacttttcagagggctgaaactctggaaaacagtcaagtttgggaaaattaacctcaaacatgttgttggagttcttagaacaaatgaagatgggtcaaaaatagcataatatgggacctttaatacgTATGTGATAAGTGCCATTAGACAACTTTCTTTGTATTTAGTGCTATACAAAGAATTAATTTGAATTGAAAACTCTTCTTAAACCCAATTGTTTTACACTGCCATAAAATAAAAGTACTACAGCTGGCTTATTTTTGAATTACATAATAATCATTTATGCAAAATTTTTGGTCCCCTGCTACAGCAGATTCCAAACAAATAACTGGAATATTGGGTTTGATGTGGCAACCCTGGCACATGTGTTTGGGGGTGCAGATCCTATTCTACATTTTATACTAAGCAATGTTAGAGCATGAAAATTAGCAGCTATTTTGGGATAGATGTTTTTACCTTGTGGGATCTTCAGCCATGGTAAAGCCTCCAAAAATGCTGACTACATTTCTTCTGTTTTCATAGCCTCCATAGCTGAGAGTCACCTAATGGATAAGAAAAgatacactaaaataaaataaaataaattttaaaaaaaaacaaaaaacaaggcaGCTTTTTAAGTAACAAAGCAACAGTAATGTCACTGCTGTTATTTAAATGACCACTTCTGGTAGACATAAAAGACAGACCTGATGAAGCACACTCTCTGTTGGTAGCTTCTGCAGGTTCTCTAGATGAGAATGGAAGAGGTGTGTATGTGTTAAAGTGACTTCCAGCAGCGCCTCAATGATATAGCCTATGGTGCAGTCATCTGGGAGACGGATCTTCTCTGCTGTGCTGATGAAATttccaaaactaaaaaaaaacaagcaaaaaaaaaattatgcaatTCCAAGAAAACAGATGAGGAATTGTTTGAAGGATAATTGAAATTCATAACTTTAATTTTGATTGTGTAACTTATTTGTGACGAGAATGTAAATGGAAGAACTGGCAATAAAAATCAACAGAAAATCTCTGTTCATTAACAAGTGACTGGTTCACAACCATCTCAATGCCTTTATTGGTTTCCCTTTTAACCAATTAAATATTATAGCTCAAATTTAAACTCTGTCTTTGTAATTGGATGACTGAGCCCCGCCCTTCACACTGTAGCAACACACATCTAGTTTAGCCTCATAGATGCTTTGGCTCCAAAGTGGGAACGATCACCATAGTAACTATGATGAGTGGATTATCTTCACCTGAGCTGagtcctgcatcctcactattgttaatccgtttttttcttccgtctctGTTCTTTCCTTCGACACCAGTCGTCCGATTTTGACAATAAAGCTATCAAACTGTTTAGAAAATTCCTGAGattgtacttttataatttgtaaattttaaccttttcagttaataattttgttttgcaaaattgCATTGACTTTTCAGCTGTGATCTCATTTTTAGAGTGGACAGCTGGTAAAGTTTTACCTTCAAATCTTTgcaaacaaattacaaaccGTTCAAACGTTAAAGTGATGTatattcctttagcctcattcagagggccaaagttgaaaaagttctgtttcctccctcctttgttattccacattatGTAAAAAGTCAGTTCCAAAcgggccagttggatttttctcgccacGTGACGTCAAAtggcagaaactcctcctcctgacaatcgtggctcctcctaccttataagaatgtgagctcctcacTCTCAAATGgcctcacaggtaaaactaatgctgcggtttaatatagaatacatacttgatatacattatacttgatggtcatatatgtaaagctacatacacgaaATGTGTACGCTGCGTTTTCCCCTGCTGaaagcagtgggcagccacagaGTAGCGCCAAGGGAGCAATTAcgatcagtttcatttttagtagctgttatatcgcctcgtatttCCTTTGAGAAGATCTGACAtttttgtgacccaatgcgacgcagcggttggacaaaacagtagactatcaccttgaatggactattcctgtaatcggTAAAAGAGAGGCTGACAAgaaagcaacgtagcagctgaaacagctgactaactccgctgctgatgtgataaacacacaccgtggAGCAGCGTTCGTTGGACTCACAATCGCAATAACCGCTTAAATGGccatgtattttctgtaatgtgccgttttttggctgaagtgtgtggatagcaaaataaaatcgctgttgtgatcagctgttgtgtggaatcagagtctacagacacgcccactcatgcatatgtatGAAGGCCCCAAAATAGCCTGTTTTTGgaagagtttgggaaaataaagctcaaatactatgtttttggggttcttagaacaaatggagatgagtgaaaaatagcataatactggaccttaaACATGTTCAACTAATGTGTTCAACCCATTTCaagctttttcaaacttttcaaattATTGCTAATGTAAGCTATTGCAAGGAAAATGcgtagctaatgctagtttattgctattgcttggtgaatgctaatgctaggttagtgctaatgctaggcataaggttaatgttaatgctaatgctatgctactGCTAATGCTTGGCTAGTGGTAATATTAGGCTatttctaatgctaatgctagactaatgttaggttaagtgctaatgctaggttaatgttattgttggGCTAATGCTAAGGCTTtattagtgctaatgttagactaatcctgttgctaggctaatgttaatgctaggttagtgttattactaatgcaaggctaatgaTAAAGCTAGCTAATGGTATGCGAATGCTAAACTAATGTAGTGCGATGCAGGCCATCATCTGCATCCTCACTgccattttcttcaggaaatgcaaatattctagttaacattaatatatttaaccctcataaaaatattaataccaatattttcattgattaggaagcctaacaaggtaacaaagagacaaaaaacaaatgaaatgatagATAgtgtttttaactgtattttacagctgatctagtacatgggtcaaactgacccgttatcaaaagagatgctaacagaaagctaacacaagaggaaggttatgtctTAGCTTTAGTAATTTAGAACGTAATTGTctttcaggtcaaaataataattgtaattttaattggaaaaaatctaGTGACCATAaccataattgagttgtaatttaacatggataactgaagacataattgaaattgaaaagtgtaattgaccccaaccctactCTAATGTCTACATATACAGGAGCAAACAACTGATTGAGAAGTTCTTGGAATATAAAGAAGAAAGGaaatttatttgacaaaaagTTATTAATCATACCTTGCCCATGGACTCATCTTCAATGCCAGACCTCGGCTGATGCAAAAGCCTGCTCCACCAGTGGCAAACCAAAATTTGACAGGCCTCTGAAACAAAACAAGGTAGTCAGGCAATAGAAACCGGGCTGGGACACAAGAGTGAGGCTGCAGGCACGGAGAATCGCAAAGCTATACTGAGGCAGACATAAACTTAGGGCAAGGGGTTCCCCACCATGGCCTGTTTGTCAAGTTGTTGTTGGGATGCATCTTTCTGCTATGCCATACCATGGTTTTGTGAATAATTAAGTGCAATGACTTATTGGACccaatgagtaaaataaaaacaaacacctaatgctgcgttcacaccggacgtGCCGCTAATTTTCCAGATGTGGGCACCGCACAAAAGcttccgcaggatcaaaaaaagTTTTCCCTATATTCGCATTATATGCACGTCTGaagcaaatataaaaaaagccGCCAACCAGACTCCCTTTCTTTTCCCCCATaaactatggaggaccccagTAAAATCGATGCTCTTTACCTTCTATGGAAGCTGAAGAGCCATCAAAACACTCGACTCCAGCATTCCTGGATTCACCGGGTTAACCAGTGATGCATCCAACTCTGTGaatttcactgttttcttcaggAGCTGCACCAAATCCTTTCAGTTCTGGTCCCAGTAAGAAAAACTGGCTTTGTCGTAGAGCTCtgggtggtcacacaccgccaCAAAAATTTTCTCCTCCATGCTAAAATGGGTAAAatgaccggtgtccgtgttaaCAGCCTGACGTCATTGACAACAAGGATTCTGATTGGCTATCGCACCTGCGCGTCACCAAACATTAGCTGGAGTTCagtattttcaactcaagcaaaTGATGAATGTCACAGAAAAAATGGGAGCATGGATGCCAAGACAAACGCTCTAGCCGTGCGGATCAAATTGAGCCAAAAGAATTTGCCTCTAACGTGTCTATTCCATTTACTTTATATGTAATCTAGCCACGCAAACATTTTGCACTGTGTccggtgtgaacacagcataaGACTTTGGTAAATTTTGAACTGTTGCGTAATACAGCCGTGCATTCTATAGCTCAGAAAATATGGTACAATATGTATTTCCACTACCAGAGTTGAGCGAATACACAATTTAATTAAGTTAATACAGAATAGCCTAAAACCATTTATTATTCCTAAGTCCAGAACATTATTCTGTATTTAAACTTTAGATTGTGAAAGAATCATATTATAGCTTGCTGTTACACCTTTGAGTAAGAGAGATCACAAACATTTATAAAGATGTAAGTTGACCTACTGGTCCTTCTGTCTCTGTGGCCTCCACAGGGTGATCTAGACTGGGCCGGCCCAGGTAGACATCCTGACTGTGGTGGTATGAGGAAAGCAGCTGTAGAAGTCTGGGCAGGATCACATAATTATCATCATCCACATGACAAAACCacctacaaaacaaacaaaaaaattatggtAGATAACCATCTTTGATGTTGAGAGTTAGTAAGAAAACACTGTTCACTCACTTTTTTTGAGAATCAATAAATTTATCGTACTCCACCGACATCTTGCAGCACAGGGCCTGTCGCGTGTGAGCTGCTGAACAGTTAGTGTTGATGATGTTACATTCTAGGaagcaaaaagcaaaaaaaagaaaaagctcaATTACATTGACAGCTGCAATATACGAGGTCTTAGTCTAATATTATATGTTAATTCCATATTGTAAATAGTTGCTTTTAATAGAGAAGGTAAAACAATTACACTTTGAAGTAGGGAGGGGGGGCTATATTGGTATGAAAGAGAAAGTTTTTCATACTCAGGAGTGAGCAAAAGGCAATATTGTTAAccttgtttatatattttaaccAGCTACAGTAACTGTCTGGCTCAGCACAGCATTCCCAGTACTGCAGGATTGCTCTGAGCAGATGGAGTGGAGAGAAGTTTCTACGGCCAGAGGACGTGTAGATCTAGAGGAGTAGACTTCAGCTTCCTACAGAAGTGCATCACTGAAGTCAATATCCCAAAGAACATTACCATATGTCTAGAATGCATGAATGAACTGGCACTGAGAGCAGCAAAAAGAGACAAGGACAACAAGGGAGGAGTGaatgtgacacaaaaaaggaacTTAAAAATCCAGGGCCAATTCCAAAGTAGTGCTGAGCGACATGGAGAAAATTTTACATCATGGCATTGGTAGATCTATATCCTGATAATGatataccaggggtctgcaacctttactctcaaaggagccattttgcctcatctcgcctggattaaaatccttccggagccgaaaaaTGATCTGCTCAATGAAgataatacagtgtataaaattcaatacagttaaaatagtatcgaataattttatgagttaatgaTTTGAAGggaataacttgaatttgataacatgaTCATATGTGACATGCTAAtatcttgcaacatatcaatgtttattaatgttggcaattaaataaatctttcgccacacaaataaaatctttattttcttccagaatagtctgtttgtttagttatcttaccagggatttaaaacttaaggttcaCCACAGCTGCAAGGAATGTTGATGgtttgtagatgttgtaggaggtgagAAGGTGgctgagttattgcacaatgtgatttatttttagattaagtAATTTATCatacttttatttgtagttatttttactCATcaatcaataccctctgtaaaaattatttatttactttttaaagctacagggagccattgcaaaggagtcaaagagccacatgaggctccagagccgcaggttgcagacccctgtgatATACAGTGGGTacagaaagtattcagacccctttaaattgttcactctttgtttcattgcagccatttgctaaaatcaaaaaagttcattttatttcttattaatgtacactcagcaccccatcttgacagaaaaaaacagaaatgtagacatttttgcaaatgtattaaaaaagaaaaactgtaatatcacatggtcataagtattcagaccctttgctcagTATTGAGTAGAAGCACCTTTTGAGCTAGTACAGCCATGAGCCTTCTTGGGAATGATGCAACAAGCTTTTCACACCTGGATTTGGGGATCCTCTGCCATTCCTTGCAGATCCtctccagttctgtcaggttggatggtGAATGTTGGTGGACAGCCATATTCAGGTCTCTCCAGAGATGCTCAATTGGGTTTAGGTCAagggctctggctgggccagtCAACAATGGTCACAGAGCTGTtccgaagccactcctttgttattttagcCGTGTGCTTAAGGTCATTGTCTTATTGGAAGGTGAACCTTCGGcccagtctgaggtcctgagcactctggaagaggttttcttccaggatataCGTATCTATACTTGGCCGcattcatctttccttcaattgcaaccagtcgtcctgtccctgcagttgaaaaacacccccatagcatgatgctgccaccaacatgtttcactgttgggattgtattGGGCAGGTGATGAGCAATGCCTGGTTTTCTCCACACATACCGCTTAGAATTAATGCCAAAAAGTTCAATAttggtctcatcagaccagaaAATCTTATTTCTCATAGTCTGGGAGTCCTTCACGTGTTTTTTGGCAAACTCTATGCGGGCTTTCATATGTCTTGCACTGAAGAGAGGCTGGTGGAGGGCTGCagtgatagttgactttgtggaactttctcCCATCTCCCTACTGCATCTCTGGAGCTCAGCCACAGTGATCTTTGGGTTCTTCTTTACCTCTCTAACCAAGGCTCTTTTCCCACGATTGCTCCGTTTGGCTGAACGGCCAGGTCTAGGAAGAGTTGTGGTCGTCCCAAACATCTTCTATTTAAGGATTATGGAGGTCACTGTGATCTTAGGAACCTTGAGTGCTgcagaaattattttgtaaccatggccagatctgtgccttgccacaattctgtctctgagctccttgGGCAGTTCCTTCAACATCATGATTCTCATTTGCTCTGACatgcactgtgagctgtaaggtcttatatagacaggtgtgAGTCTTTCCTAATCAAGTCcattcagtttaattaaacacagctggactccattgaaggagcagaaccatctcaaggaggatcagaagaaatggacagcatgtgagttaaatatgagtgtcacagcaaagggtctgaatacttatgaccatgtgatatttctgtttttctttattaataaatttgcaaaaatttcTAAATTTTTCTGTAaagatggggtgctgagtgtacattaatgagaaataaaattaactttttttattttagcaaatggctgcaatgaaaaaaagagtgaaaaatttaaaggggtctgaatactttccatACCCACTGTAGAGCCTGAAGGCTCAATATAGTATTTCTTCCTTTAAAGTTCATGAAATGAATGGACAATTACTAttcattatataaaaataaaccaaaaatatatacatatataaatttGTCTGGAAACACCACCAGAGGGtgcaaaaaccaacaataatggCCACTGCTATCGTTTTAAACCGTACCTGTATAGTGGATTTTACTTGCAAGCTACTTACTTGTAAGATAACATATGATAATAGAGGCTTTCTCAGGTTATATCGTTTTAAagtccttctagagcagcaggagacAAATTAACACTTCCATTTGTGAGACATGTTTGCAGCTGTTTTGCTTGGAACAGTCATATTGGCTGAAGTGACAGTTAGTAAGCAGACTAATTGATGATTCAGTCACTCCAGGGGACCCCATCTGACTGTAAAAGCAGCGTTTCATCCACGCATACCACAGTATTCATTTTCTGCATCTTTGTCGtgcaaaactaaacatttaacgCTAATGTCCGAGCGCGGTCCCGCCCGGTGGTTGACAGTGTTCGCCGGCTTCAGTAGCTGATGGTGGCTTACACCAGGAGGACCTACTTCAGTCACGCTGACCTGGACCAGCTGCTCCCGGTGTGAATTTAGCATAGCGGTGCCGTAAACTAGTATCTCTGGGGAAGTGAACATGCTACTGCAAAGTAGCAGCGTTGCTGTGAGTAGATTAGCCTGCTTCATTATATTTTACCAATAGAGTGGGACCAAGACCACACACATTAAATTAGCAATATAAACGATAGAGGGTTATATCGTACGGTACATGTTTTTATATCACACTACGATATATATTGTTCTATCGCAAAGAATTACCCCTGAAAAGTGTAACAGAGCATCAGGACTAGTTATATACCGACATTATCGGCCGATCtttgcgttttttacgtgtatcggaatcggccgatgcgggctgctgcgtttgtcgatctgcattatttacagagggcataatttttttttacttgttcttcatcacctgtttgttaaatattcttactcgtcgttctacctcacctttgttaatttcaataaatgttccttcttTTAAAATTGAGATTTTACAttgatgttacatttaaattgagGTTGTTACACTTGTCCAGGGTACTGCCATGAAGCAtgccacactacaaaactcactcacacatgctgtcccttacaaaataaaaagcaaaaagtggcccaacatgttgatattgtgcaaCATTATCATGCATCTTTAATATAAACTAAATATAGCAATGGGGGCAGTGGTGGCCAGTGGTTATGGAGGCAGGCTTTTAACAGGAGGGTTGCAGGTTCAAAGCCAATGTGGGACTTTGGACATATGCCTTAaaccacacgtgtcaaactcaaatctggccctttagagcatctaattcggcccgcagaagacagtaaaaatgacagagaattaattttcctttgtttatatcacatgaatgcagtcatttttaattgcaaattgtggaaagaattGTCAATTTttcctagggctgggcaaaaaattgattattcaaatttgtagataaaaactatttttgttttgcaaatttgagtttaaaattttttttttttttttccactacaattttttttaactttttctcatTCCGTTCTTGTGGGTTATCATAGCGCGATATGAgacagccccctctttgtttacatttgtttaccctttgagtaggctaaaTGTGatatgtttcatgttttattctcactatgctgagatgctaagggaagagtttattattttttttaattgtaatgttatatgttataaaatatgtagttatctgatttcttaatcagaaaatttaagctactgtgaaatTGCTGTTGctcttttgcttaaacctgggttaaagcttgaataTGTTGAATGACAGCCTCGTTTAcgttttattttgggattattctatgcattttaactattgaggacaatcacaacaataaagttacacttttgacaatatatccaatgtttgcagtcatttttaagtgcattgaaaataaaaaaaaatcgaatcgaTACTCAAATTTTTctctaaaaaatctgagattttttttaggcaaaattgcccagtcctaatttttccacaaatcttgtaATTTCtccaaacaattccacaaaattacacaaataaatctatatatttttaaatgagttGAACTGAAATTGAAAACTATGTTCTTTTTGAGGCCCACTGGAGATCAacctggtccgtatttggcccctgaactaaaatgagtttgacacccctgccttaaaCCCAAGTGCTTCCAGGACTCTCTTGAAAAAAGAGATTCTCAATCTCactaaaaaatatgtatatatacaatccaaaacaaaaatatggtaGGCATTTTAACAGTGTTTAGGATGTGACACGCTCAACAAAAGCCtacagacacaaaacaaaaacaaaaaatcacctGTGCTGTGTGCTTATTTGTGCCTTGTTGAGCAATACTCTAcaactttaatatttttattaaatctgtGGTGGAGTCCCAACCTGAAGCTCGTGTACTGCAGTTTAGGAAAGTCTGCTTCAAATGATATCTACAGTATCTCTACAACAGATTcctaaaatatagaataaagcTATATAAAATATAGTTATTCATCATTTTGAGGAAACATAAACCTACTTACCTGTTTTTTGCTGAAACTCTTGATCTTCACCATCAGTAAATATAAAAGTCTAAAAGAAAGACAATTTATTAAGAATAAATTAGCAAGACATTTCGTGTTACATATCCTATTGATCAGGACATGCCTCCACCTATGTCCTATTAAACAAACAATGTAGACCaatgttatttaaattatgCCACTTGATATAATGTATCTACATCATACAGTGcatataaaaagtctacacacccctgttcaaatgtcaggtttttgtgatgtaaaaaaatgacaccaagataaattATTTCAgaactttttccacttttaatgtgacctataacctgtagaatgcaattgaaaaataaactgaaacctttcagggaggtgaagtaaaaatataaaactgaGAGAATGAGGTTGCAAAAGTGTGGACACCCTCTTATAACTGGGGACGGGGCACACAC from Gouania willdenowi chromosome 19, fGouWil2.1, whole genome shotgun sequence includes the following:
- the LOC114481745 gene encoding beta-1,3-N-acetylglucosaminyltransferase radical fringe-like isoform X1, yielding MKPVKMQKSSVSANKFCFLLILTFCGLLLLFPILKPQTQQENMPKPRPHIKPFRTTLASITRNSSHPGGADMSMRLQPSSSDKENDMRSRLRNDNYSSTLESMSRRGSGSSAKEKEVGGHLVHGSSDQLDLKDVFIAVKTTKKYHKSRLELLTKTWVSRAKEQTFIFTDGEDQEFQQKTECNIINTNCSAAHTRQALCCKMSVEYDKFIDSQKKWFCHVDDDNYVILPRLLQLLSSYHHSQDVYLGRPSLDHPVEATETEGPRPVKFWFATGGAGFCISRGLALKMSPWASFGNFISTAEKIRLPDDCTIGYIIEALLEVTLTHTHLFHSHLENLQKLPTESVLHQVTLSYGGYENRRNVVSIFGGFTMAEDPTRFKTVHCLLYPDTQWCSKILLRPK
- the LOC114481745 gene encoding beta-1,3-N-acetylglucosaminyltransferase radical fringe-like isoform X2 — protein: MKPVKMQKSSVSANKFCFLLILTFCGLLLLFPILKPQTQQENMPKPRPHIKPFRTTLASITRNSSHPGGADMSMRLQPSSSDKENDMRSRLRNDNYSSTLESMSRRGSGSSAKEKEVGGHLVHGSSDQLDLKDVFIAVKTTKKYHKSRLELLTKTWVSRAKEQTFIFTDGEDQEFQQKTECNIINTNCSAAHTRQALCCKMSVEYDKFIDSQKKLLQLLSSYHHSQDVYLGRPSLDHPVEATETEGPRPVKFWFATGGAGFCISRGLALKMSPWASFGNFISTAEKIRLPDDCTIGYIIEALLEVTLTHTHLFHSHLENLQKLPTESVLHQVTLSYGGYENRRNVVSIFGGFTMAEDPTRFKTVHCLLYPDTQWCSKILLRPK